From one Nonomuraea polychroma genomic stretch:
- a CDS encoding SpoIIE family protein phosphatase, with the protein MREEAASPSGSSPLDELLIEAVAGTGAHIGAVYLLDGDGEILLMDAQVGMPAAVARAWARVRTNDHVPIAVAVRDGHMIWLADREHMARAFPTSAVLLPYHYAAAISPIRTDDTVWGGLVLLWPAGPATRLSRRLRTTINATCARMGEALMEAAEKGRPITPGPRPRVLNPRRVHPAEPSAQVRALECVNRLPEGYCSLDVEGRVTFLSAPAAELLGSCSSELLGARLWKALPWMENSIFEDRHRAAVFSRQVTSFTARNPVGQLLSFRLFPGVSGITVRISPDSAGRDLLRRVPETGADRPTRVIALHEMLHLATTLARAVTAQEVIDLVADHVMPVYNVQALAILTSTGDRMRVAASRGYSRQAVEEFDGRPVIPPVGERRPNNAGKPAFFSSWDELRATYPDAIRSDDMSAWAFLPLVTSGRPIGTCILAYDRPHHFSTDERATLTALAGLMAQAFERARLYDVKHQLAQCLQSSLLPHTLPEMPGLELAARYVPATPGMDIGGDFYDLIRLSDTVAAAVIGDVQGHDVTAAALMGQVRTAIHAHATAGASPGEVLAHTNRLLIELAPDRFTSCLYVSLDLERHSACLASAGHLPPLLALPGRAARIIDTSPGLLLGIDPKAEYATTELALPPGSVLTLYTDGLIEEPGLDLGQSIAGLAERFTLSPDLPLHDLAESLIEEATVDQRGDDIALLLLRDATRQVSVRG; encoded by the coding sequence GTGCGGGAGGAGGCAGCCTCGCCTTCCGGCTCGTCGCCCCTGGATGAGCTGCTGATCGAGGCCGTGGCCGGCACGGGCGCCCACATCGGCGCCGTCTATCTCCTGGACGGTGACGGCGAGATCCTGCTGATGGACGCGCAGGTGGGCATGCCCGCCGCGGTCGCCCGCGCGTGGGCGAGGGTCAGGACGAACGACCACGTGCCGATCGCCGTGGCGGTGCGCGACGGACACATGATCTGGCTGGCCGACCGGGAGCACATGGCCCGCGCGTTCCCGACGTCGGCGGTCCTGCTGCCGTACCACTACGCCGCGGCGATCTCCCCGATCCGCACCGATGACACCGTCTGGGGCGGGCTCGTGCTGTTGTGGCCGGCCGGCCCGGCGACCAGGCTCAGCCGGCGTCTGCGCACCACCATCAACGCGACCTGCGCCCGGATGGGGGAAGCGCTCATGGAGGCGGCCGAGAAGGGCCGTCCGATCACGCCCGGGCCCAGGCCCCGGGTTCTGAATCCCCGTCGCGTGCACCCGGCGGAGCCGAGCGCGCAGGTGAGGGCGTTGGAGTGCGTCAACCGGCTACCCGAGGGGTATTGCTCGCTGGACGTGGAGGGCCGCGTGACCTTCCTCAGCGCGCCGGCCGCGGAGCTGCTCGGCAGCTGCTCGTCCGAGCTGCTCGGCGCACGCCTGTGGAAGGCGCTGCCGTGGATGGAGAACTCGATCTTCGAGGATCGTCACCGTGCCGCCGTCTTCAGCCGGCAGGTCACCTCGTTCACCGCCCGCAACCCCGTGGGGCAGCTGCTGTCCTTCCGGCTGTTCCCCGGCGTGTCCGGCATCACGGTACGCATCTCGCCCGACTCGGCGGGCCGCGACCTGCTCCGCCGGGTTCCGGAGACCGGGGCCGACCGGCCCACCCGGGTCATCGCCCTGCACGAGATGCTGCACCTGGCGACCACCCTCGCCCGGGCGGTGACCGCGCAGGAGGTGATCGACCTCGTCGCCGACCACGTCATGCCCGTCTACAACGTGCAGGCTCTGGCCATCCTCACGTCGACGGGCGACAGGATGCGCGTGGCCGCCTCGCGCGGCTACAGCCGCCAGGCCGTCGAGGAGTTCGACGGGCGTCCGGTGATCCCGCCGGTTGGTGAGCGCCGCCCGAACAACGCCGGGAAGCCGGCCTTCTTCTCCTCCTGGGACGAGCTCCGCGCGACCTACCCGGACGCCATCCGCTCCGACGACATGTCCGCGTGGGCGTTCCTGCCGCTGGTCACGTCCGGGCGGCCGATCGGCACCTGCATCCTGGCCTACGACCGTCCGCACCACTTCAGCACCGACGAGCGCGCCACGCTGACCGCGCTCGCCGGGCTGATGGCGCAGGCGTTCGAGCGGGCCCGGCTCTACGACGTCAAGCACCAGCTGGCCCAGTGCCTGCAGTCGAGCCTGCTGCCGCACACGCTGCCCGAGATGCCCGGCCTGGAGCTGGCCGCCCGGTACGTGCCCGCCACCCCCGGCATGGACATCGGCGGCGACTTCTACGACCTGATCCGGCTGAGCGACACCGTGGCCGCCGCGGTCATCGGCGACGTGCAGGGCCACGACGTCACCGCCGCCGCCCTCATGGGGCAGGTGCGCACCGCCATCCACGCCCACGCCACCGCCGGCGCCAGCCCCGGCGAGGTGCTCGCGCACACCAACCGCCTGCTCATCGAGCTGGCCCCGGACCGGTTCACCAGCTGCCTGTACGTCAGCCTCGACCTGGAGCGGCACAGCGCCTGCCTGGCCAGCGCGGGCCACCTTCCGCCGCTGCTCGCCCTCCCCGGCAGGGCCGCCCGGATCATCGACACCTCACCGGGCCTGCTGCTCGGCATCGACCCGAAGGCCGAGTACGCCACCACGGAGCTGGCCCTGCCGCCCGGATCCGTGCTGACCCTCTACACCGACGGCCTCATCGAGGAGCCGGGCCTCGACCTGGGCCAGTCGATCGCGGGCCTGGCCGAGCGCTTCACCCTGTCCCCGGACCTGCCCCTGCACGACCTGGCGGAGTCCCTCATCGAGGAGGCCACCGTGGACCAGCGTGGGGATGACATCGCGCTGCTGCTCCTGCGTGACGCCACCCGGCAGGTCAGCGTACGGGGGTGA
- a CDS encoding MFS transporter, whose product MTAPLAQAPPTPRGRMWPLYAAGFTTAFGAHGVAASLGGSPDAVTSLLVLGGLLALYDGAEVLLKPLFGTLADRIGARPVLLGGLVAFACASGLYALADNPAALWAARLGQGAAASAFSPSASTLVARLTPATGHGRAFGGYGFYKSIGYTLGPLLGGVLVWAGGLRLLFAVMAVLAAAVAVWAALAVPRVPPLPRARQTVLDLARRLADRAFWQPTAALAAATAALSVGVGFLPVSGAAAGLGPVATGAAVSVLAACAAVVQPAAGRALDAGRITTRAGLAAGLAISAAGLALAMVPGLAGVLASAVLIGAGTGLITPLGFAALAASTPHERLGQTMGTAELGRELGDAGGPLLVAAVATAATLAHGYAVLALLLVIAPAAMLAAAFAGRLRSRR is encoded by the coding sequence ATGACGGCGCCGCTCGCTCAGGCGCCGCCCACACCCCGCGGGCGGATGTGGCCGCTCTACGCGGCCGGCTTCACCACCGCGTTCGGCGCGCACGGCGTCGCGGCCAGTCTCGGCGGCTCCCCGGACGCGGTGACGTCGCTGCTGGTCCTGGGTGGCCTGCTGGCGCTGTACGACGGCGCAGAAGTCCTGCTCAAGCCGCTCTTCGGCACCCTGGCGGACCGGATCGGCGCCCGCCCGGTGCTGCTGGGCGGCCTGGTCGCCTTCGCCTGCGCCTCGGGCCTGTACGCGCTCGCCGACAACCCCGCCGCCCTCTGGGCCGCCCGGCTCGGGCAGGGCGCCGCCGCCTCGGCGTTCTCCCCGTCGGCCTCCACCCTGGTCGCCAGGCTCACCCCGGCCACCGGGCACGGCCGCGCGTTCGGCGGCTACGGCTTCTACAAGAGCATCGGCTACACGCTGGGCCCGCTGCTCGGCGGCGTGCTGGTGTGGGCAGGAGGATTGCGGCTGCTGTTCGCGGTGATGGCGGTGCTCGCGGCCGCCGTCGCGGTGTGGGCCGCGCTCGCGGTGCCACGGGTGCCGCCCCTGCCCAGAGCCCGCCAGACCGTGCTCGACCTCGCGCGCCGCCTGGCCGACCGGGCGTTCTGGCAGCCCACGGCCGCACTGGCGGCCGCCACCGCCGCGCTGTCGGTCGGCGTCGGCTTCCTGCCGGTCTCCGGCGCGGCCGCGGGCCTCGGCCCCGTCGCCACCGGGGCCGCGGTGTCGGTCCTCGCCGCCTGCGCCGCCGTCGTGCAACCGGCCGCCGGGCGCGCCCTGGACGCCGGCCGGATCACGACCCGCGCCGGCCTCGCTGCCGGCCTCGCGATCAGCGCCGCCGGCCTGGCCCTGGCGATGGTGCCGGGCCTGGCGGGGGTGCTCGCCTCGGCCGTGCTCATCGGGGCGGGCACGGGACTGATCACCCCGCTCGGGTTCGCCGCCCTGGCCGCCTCCACGCCGCACGAGCGCCTCGGCCAGACCATGGGCACGGCCGAGCTCGGCCGCGAGCTGGGCGACGCCGGCGGCCCGCTCCTCGTGGCCGCCGTCGCCACGGCCGCCACCCTCGCCCACGGCTACGCCGTGCTCGCCCTCCTGCTGGTCATCGCCCCGGCCGCCATGCTCGCCGCCGCGTTCGCCGGCCGCCTCCGCAGCCGCCGCTGA